The genomic stretch ATCATACTGGAGGAAGCGAAAATCCCCAAGAAGGAGCATCTTCTTATTGGAAAGCTTAAGAAAGATTCTGTCCATCAGGGGTCTAAACTCTTCCATGAGATCCAGCACGAGGGAGGGCCTTCCATAATCTATGGCGTGGAAAAAACCTACATAGGGGTCAAGTCCTTCCTTATAAACGGATGATTCCACCGTATAGGAAAGGAGGGTATAAAGGAAGCTTAAAACCGCGTTAGCTGGATCCTCCGGAGGACGGCGACTTCTCGAGGGAAAGGTAAAGATCTCATTCTTTACGCATAGGTTTAAAGCCTTAAAGTAAAGATTAGCAGAGGCTCCTTCCAATCCCATGAGAGAATCAACGGTTTCGCAGAAATCTATCCTCATGAGAAGAGAACGCAGTTTCGAACATATATTCCTTATCTCTTCGCTTTTTATGTCCCAGTTGTATCTTTGAAGAAGGGTAATAGAGTTCCTTATCTTTCCCCTAACGAACTCTTTAGAAACGGATAGCTTAAAGGAAGAATCTTTAAATCTCTCATACTGTAGAAGCCTTAGCTCAACGTTCTTTGAGAATCTGCCCTGAAGCCTGCCCCTATAAGTGCCGTTTGCAGAAAGAAAGAGAACCTCTACCCCCTTTTTCAGGAAATAGCTTATAACCTGAGGGGTCAAGCGAACGTTTCCAAAGACGATTAATCTTTCTACGCTACCTTCGGGGTAACTTCTTATAATCTCATCGCCTAACTTAACGACTATTCTCCCTCTGTGCCTTGCAACTTCTACACCCTGCTCCAGAAGATATACTATCATGATTCCTCAAGAATAAGGCTCTCCCCCTCGAGGCGCAGGGTATAGCGCTCAGCAGATATCCTATCCAATCCTCTCTCTTCCATGAACCTTCGAATAGAGCGTTCGACATCAAGAAGCTCTTTTTGGGCAAGCTCAAACTTTCTCAACGCCTTCAGATAATCCATTATTATGGAGATTTCATCAGCTTCCTCACTCTCAGAAGCCTTAAGATGAAGGAGAGGAGTGGGATATCCTTCTATCTCCTTTCCGGAGAAGCAGTCAATACAACATTCCGCGGTAATATCTGGAATTCTGGAACGAATTTTGGGACAGCTCATAGGGTAACCGTTAAGTTTGCTTTTTAAGTAAGCCCTTTTATTTTGAACGCCGGACATATTCAAAAGAGCGTTAACCACCTTGTCGCCGTTTGAGAGATTGCCAAGCGTAA from Synergistota bacterium encodes the following:
- the cas1 gene encoding CRISPR-associated endonuclease Cas1, whose protein sequence is MIVYLLEQGVEVARHRGRIVVKLGDEIIRSYPEGSVERLIVFGNVRLTPQVISYFLKKGVEVLFLSANGTYRGRLQGRFSKNVELRLLQYERFKDSSFKLSVSKEFVRGKIRNSITLLQRYNWDIKSEEIRNICSKLRSLLMRIDFCETVDSLMGLEGASANLYFKALNLCVKNEIFTFPSRSRRPPEDPANAVLSFLYTLLSYTVESSVYKEGLDPYVGFFHAIDYGRPSLVLDLMEEFRPLMDRIFLKLSNKKMLLLGDFRFLQYDEEDSSGVYLTFEGMKKVIAEFQEQLKKRSLGRIIDRQVHLLAKTIKGEERYTPYLLRA